In one Bryobacteraceae bacterium genomic region, the following are encoded:
- a CDS encoding nucleotidyltransferase domain-containing protein encodes MSDRRHFMQIDSRATIEGVPLTVIRTLFRRAGLEGALTVDFVRGTLHMSEPKAEALLEASMKAGFLKREKGSRWQLTTAGIRLRGSTAAKPLLRRTAERLLDDLLQRIAALNEDPHFLARVEKAIVFGSYLSGADRLGDVDVAVHLVPRSPDPKKHREANDRRVAEEEQKGRRFRTFLDQAFWWEQEAMLFLRNRRRGLSLQHYGAIREAVDASPHFLIFPKPETISTG; translated from the coding sequence ATGAGCGACCGTCGACACTTTATGCAGATCGACTCCCGAGCGACGATTGAAGGTGTACCGCTGACTGTGATCCGGACGCTGTTTCGTCGGGCCGGGTTGGAGGGTGCGCTCACGGTTGACTTTGTCCGTGGCACGCTTCATATGTCCGAGCCCAAGGCAGAAGCCTTGCTTGAAGCGTCGATGAAGGCAGGTTTTCTCAAGCGAGAGAAGGGCAGCCGTTGGCAGCTCACGACAGCAGGAATCCGCCTTCGCGGATCAACCGCAGCCAAACCGCTTCTCAGACGGACGGCTGAACGCCTGCTCGATGATCTCTTGCAACGCATCGCAGCGTTGAATGAGGATCCTCACTTCCTGGCCCGCGTCGAAAAGGCGATTGTATTCGGCAGTTACCTGAGCGGCGCTGATCGGTTGGGCGACGTCGATGTGGCCGTTCACCTTGTACCGCGATCGCCGGATCCCAAGAAACACCGCGAAGCAAACGATCGGCGAGTCGCGGAAGAAGAGCAGAAGGGTCGGCGATTCCGTACATTCCTCGACCAAGCATTTTGGTGGGAGCAGGAAGCAATGCTTTTCTTACGGAACCGTCGCAGAGGCCTGAGTCTGCAGCACTACGGAGCCATCAGGGAAGCCGTTGATGCCTCGCCCCACTTCTTGATCTTTCCGAAGCCGGAAACCATCTCTACCGGCTGA